One stretch of Weissella koreensis KACC 15510 DNA includes these proteins:
- a CDS encoding competence type IV pilus major pilin ComGC — protein sequence MVKKRKGFTLIEVVTALFIIGLLTMLILPNIHRVRDIANRRQAETMERTIQSQADLYLLEHPEDRPVTKEKLLKDNYLSNQQSARMEQLGLDFDHEGNVKRHKNGK from the coding sequence ATGGTGAAAAAAAGAAAAGGTTTTACATTGATCGAAGTGGTAACTGCGTTATTTATAATTGGGTTATTAACAATGTTGATTTTGCCCAATATTCATAGAGTTCGCGATATTGCTAATCGACGTCAGGCAGAAACGATGGAAAGAACAATTCAAAGCCAAGCTGATTTATATTTATTAGAGCATCCAGAAGACAGGCCTGTCACTAAGGAAAAATTGTTAAAGGACAACTATTTAAGCAATCAACAATCAGCTCGTATGGAACAATTAGGTCTTGATTTTGACCATGAAGGGAATGTAAAACGCCACAAAAACGGGAAATGA
- a CDS encoding type II secretion system F family protein — MGFKRSQWSRHDQVQFFEVLGDLLNSGYSLQDALNSIQMLQPKNRNILESVLLDMRQGTSFELAIKSYMPIRINFQLSFIQLHGNMRVVVQEIGKQEYIHFIHQQKIKMLLLYPGILLLLVTLLGIGLVLFFSNDIWSNNSNTLLNSPELLGMGLVLILIIIIIILMKNVFRKTILNYWYLYSKIPLLNKILNLLISYYFLFHMGILLKSGVSLATVITRINRVRTVPFIEMLGSEMQKHLLQGEDLVTALKEMPFLPIEAECLFKTGKSQATIGCDFIRLALLKKEQLDRLMERVLLLIQPICFGIIGCLIIALYLKFLLPIYSNMGDFNGW, encoded by the coding sequence ATGGGATTTAAACGTTCGCAATGGTCGCGTCATGATCAAGTGCAATTTTTTGAAGTTTTAGGAGATTTACTAAATTCAGGCTATTCACTACAAGACGCATTAAATTCGATTCAAATGTTGCAGCCTAAAAATAGAAATATATTAGAAAGTGTTTTATTGGATATGAGGCAAGGAACAAGTTTTGAACTGGCGATTAAATCATATATGCCAATTAGAATAAATTTTCAATTAAGCTTTATTCAATTGCACGGCAATATGAGGGTAGTAGTGCAAGAGATTGGTAAACAAGAATATATTCATTTTATTCATCAACAAAAAATTAAAATGTTGTTATTATATCCAGGAATATTGCTGCTTTTAGTAACTTTATTAGGTATTGGATTAGTATTATTTTTCTCGAATGATATTTGGTCTAATAATAGCAATACATTATTAAATTCTCCTGAATTGTTAGGGATGGGCTTGGTATTAATTTTAATAATAATAATAATAATTTTGATGAAAAACGTATTTCGTAAAACTATTTTAAATTATTGGTATCTTTATTCAAAAATTCCACTTTTAAATAAGATATTAAATTTGTTGATATCTTATTATTTTTTATTTCATATGGGAATTTTATTGAAATCAGGGGTTAGCTTAGCAACAGTCATTACACGAATTAATAGAGTGAGGACAGTTCCTTTTATTGAAATGCTTGGTTCGGAGATGCAAAAACATCTTTTACAGGGTGAAGATTTAGTAACTGCCTTAAAAGAAATGCCTTTTTTACCAATAGAAGCAGAATGCTTATTTAAGACTGGTAAATCACAAGCGACAATTGGCTGCGATTTTATTCGCCTAGCTCTTTTGAAGAAAGAACAATTAGATCGTTTGATGGAAAGAGTATTGTTGTTAATCCAGCCAATTTGTTTTGGCATAATTGGATGTTTGATTATCGCATTATATTTGAAGTTTTTATTACCGATTTATTCTAATATGGGGGATTTTAACGGATGGTGA
- the comGA gene encoding competence type IV pilus ATPase ComGA — MTIENIFNELVECVIKEKGSDLYILPSSNYYRIIMITNNGLKKLRQVEVDIGLRLLRYIKFCSGMDISETRRPQLSRMTYQVGGTNYNCRISSVGDFLNKESMVIRFLYQICNIGIKFKDPEPIYKLIESVKNMSGLILLSGRTGVGKTSTLYYAIQQLKTARLVLSIEDPVEIEDSEILQLQINTLADMSYQQLLKLALRHHPEILIIGEIRDSKTAKIAVEAGMSGHLVLSTVHADSCLGVWYRMLGLGVDEWALKHVLSGVGYQIMTTVNAEKMADLQYLTQQDLLIEMEKNGI, encoded by the coding sequence ATGACAATTGAAAATATTTTTAATGAATTAGTTGAATGTGTTATTAAAGAAAAGGGGAGTGATTTATATATTTTACCGTCCAGTAATTATTATCGTATTATTATGATTACTAATAATGGTTTAAAAAAATTGCGGCAAGTTGAAGTTGATATTGGCTTACGGTTGCTTCGTTATATTAAGTTTTGTAGTGGGATGGATATTAGTGAAACACGTAGACCTCAGTTAAGTAGAATGACTTACCAAGTAGGGGGAACTAATTACAATTGTAGAATTTCAAGCGTTGGTGATTTTTTGAATAAAGAATCAATGGTTATTAGATTTTTATATCAAATTTGCAATATAGGTATTAAATTTAAAGATCCTGAACCAATTTATAAGTTAATTGAATCAGTAAAAAATATGAGTGGCTTAATTTTATTAAGTGGGAGGACAGGAGTTGGTAAAACAAGTACACTTTATTATGCTATTCAGCAGTTAAAAACAGCTCGATTGGTACTAAGCATTGAAGATCCAGTTGAAATTGAAGATAGTGAAATATTACAACTTCAAATCAATACACTTGCTGATATGAGCTATCAACAATTATTGAAATTGGCATTACGACATCATCCTGAAATTTTAATTATTGGAGAAATTAGAGACTCTAAAACTGCAAAAATAGCGGTTGAAGCCGGGATGAGCGGTCATTTGGTTTTGAGCACTGTACATGCCGATTCTTGTTTAGGAGTATGGTATCGCATGCTGGGGTTGGGCGTAGATGAGTGGGCATTGAAACATGTTTTATCAGGCGTTGGTTATCAAATAATGACAACGGTAAATGCTGAAAAAATGGCTGATTTACAGTATTTAACCCAACAAGATTTATTGATTGAAATGGAGAAAAATGGGATTTAA
- a CDS encoding YebC/PmpR family DNA-binding transcriptional regulator, translated as MSGHSKWHNIQGRKNAQDAKRGKIFQKLSRDLYTAAKSGGVDPDGNPGLRLVMEKAKAANMPKDNVQRALDKASGAGGANYQELTYEGYGPAGIAVLVETLTDNTNRTASNVRSAFKHAGGELGTSGSVAFQFERKGYIEIARGEDAPEIDEDQLFEDMLEAGADDMKTYDDQFEIYTDPKVFPEVRDALEAKGYTLINDEVTMIADNPMEVPEDNAESLAKLVEELEADDDVSAVFTTAE; from the coding sequence ATGTCAGGACACAGTAAGTGGCATAACATTCAAGGACGTAAGAACGCCCAAGATGCTAAACGTGGAAAAATTTTCCAAAAGTTATCACGTGACTTATATACTGCGGCTAAGTCGGGTGGAGTAGATCCAGATGGTAACCCTGGATTACGGTTAGTGATGGAAAAAGCAAAAGCAGCTAACATGCCTAAGGACAACGTGCAACGTGCCCTTGATAAGGCTTCTGGTGCTGGTGGTGCAAATTACCAAGAGTTAACATATGAAGGTTATGGACCAGCTGGAATTGCTGTTTTGGTTGAAACATTGACTGATAACACTAATCGAACTGCTTCAAATGTTCGTTCTGCCTTTAAGCATGCTGGTGGAGAATTGGGAACTTCTGGTTCAGTTGCTTTTCAGTTTGAACGTAAGGGATATATCGAAATTGCCCGTGGTGAAGACGCTCCTGAAATTGATGAAGATCAATTGTTTGAGGACATGTTAGAAGCTGGTGCCGATGATATGAAGACGTATGATGATCAATTTGAAATTTATACAGATCCAAAGGTTTTCCCAGAAGTTCGAGATGCACTAGAAGCAAAAGGTTACACATTGATTAATGATGAAGTAACAATGATCGCTGATAATCCAATGGAAGTTCCAGAAGATAATGCAGAATCATTAGCAAAACTAGTTGAAGAATTAGAAGCTGATGATGATGTTTCCGCGGTATTTACTACAGCTGAATAA